The Streptomyces sp. Alt3 genome has a segment encoding these proteins:
- a CDS encoding MurR/RpiR family transcriptional regulator, producing the protein MSGSSPAARLQRLFEGRRLTPTQRRIAHSMVRRAADAPFLSSVELAELAGVSQPSVTRFAVALGFDGYPALRKHLREVSPVDAADAADADGLEDTLNEYQQAVRAEIENLRQLSELLADPAPVERAGRLLAASRPLLVLGLRAASSQARGFGYFAAKVHPDVRVVDEGGSMLHDRVDAARRAGASALMCFALPRHPREVVDALAYAREQGLTVVTVADSAFAPVAAHSDLLIPAAVGTGLAFDTACAPMLMGRVLLEAMCDGLPEAQARLEDFDARAAARGLFVE; encoded by the coding sequence ATGAGCGGGAGCAGCCCGGCTGCGCGGTTGCAGCGGCTCTTCGAGGGGCGGCGGCTCACACCCACCCAGCGGCGGATCGCGCACTCCATGGTGCGCAGGGCCGCCGATGCCCCGTTCCTCTCGAGTGTGGAGCTGGCCGAGCTGGCCGGGGTGAGTCAGCCGTCCGTCACCCGCTTCGCCGTGGCCCTCGGGTTCGACGGCTACCCCGCGCTTCGCAAGCACCTGAGGGAGGTCTCGCCCGTCGACGCGGCCGACGCGGCCGACGCGGACGGCCTGGAGGACACGCTCAACGAGTACCAGCAGGCGGTGCGGGCGGAGATCGAGAACCTGCGTCAGCTCTCCGAGCTGCTCGCCGATCCGGCGCCGGTGGAGCGGGCGGGGCGGCTGCTCGCCGCCTCCAGGCCCCTCCTCGTGCTCGGACTGCGGGCGGCCTCCTCGCAGGCCCGGGGATTCGGGTACTTCGCCGCCAAGGTGCACCCGGACGTACGGGTCGTCGACGAGGGCGGCAGCATGCTGCACGACCGTGTGGACGCCGCCAGGCGTGCGGGTGCGAGCGCGCTGATGTGCTTCGCGCTGCCGAGGCACCCGCGCGAGGTCGTGGACGCGCTGGCGTACGCGCGCGAGCAGGGGCTGACCGTCGTGACCGTGGCCGACTCGGCGTTCGCGCCGGTGGCGGCCCACAGCGATCTGCTCATCCCTGCCGCCGTGGGCACCGGGCTGGCCTTCGACACGGCGTGCGCGCCGATGCTGATGGGCCGGGTGCTGCTGGAGGCCATGTGCGACGGGCTGCCCGAGGCGCAGGCCCGGCTGGAGGACTTCGACGCGAGGGCTGCCGCACGAGGGCTGTTCGTCGAGTAG
- a CDS encoding roadblock/LC7 domain-containing protein, with the protein MVPEAEVKDVLDELQRLRARVPLLTGALAASTDGLIVAQDTPGVEAEGVAALTAAALGVSVRMSDATGRGAFRELLIRGENGYIATYAAGRSAVLTLLAEDRINVGRLHLEGRRAGARIGEVVDAAQDRADRPVPPPRPQQSGALPRRGTTPDPT; encoded by the coding sequence ATGGTGCCCGAGGCAGAGGTCAAGGATGTCCTCGACGAGCTCCAGCGGTTACGCGCCCGGGTGCCGCTCCTGACGGGCGCGCTGGCCGCCAGCACCGACGGCCTGATCGTCGCCCAGGACACCCCCGGCGTCGAGGCCGAGGGCGTCGCCGCGCTGACCGCCGCCGCACTCGGTGTATCGGTCCGGATGTCCGACGCGACCGGCCGCGGCGCCTTCCGCGAACTCCTGATCCGCGGCGAGAACGGCTACATCGCCACCTACGCGGCGGGCCGCTCCGCCGTCCTCACCCTGCTGGCCGAGGACCGCATCAACGTCGGCCGCCTCCACCTCGAGGGCCGCCGCGCCGGCGCGCGCATCGGCGAGGTCGTCGACGCCGCGCAGGACCGCGCCGACCGCCCCGTGCCGCCCCCGCGCCCACAGCAGTCCGGCGCCCTGCCGCGCCGAGGCACCACACCGGATCCCACGTGA
- a CDS encoding helix-turn-helix domain-containing protein, producing the protein MSPTVADRPGTPERAAPSPMLQRLAAERATGALMRDRGTLYLADGQVVHAESPATPGIDVLLTTGGALRSEGWWDAIAQAGAGRRVGRYLVDSGRVPGGALELCHLGALYDAAFFALAPTNTPARFRYGVSHWIGPVRPVPVHAVQRETLRRRELLDRIWPDALTDSAPLAPTAHSVDAPVPARQRHVLALVNGERTATDIAQHLGRSAFHTLVDLRRLAAAGLVEAVRPAASGSLSGHSRITLPEVTNDPDVALLRRLRDALEAL; encoded by the coding sequence ATGAGCCCCACCGTCGCCGACCGGCCCGGCACACCGGAACGGGCCGCTCCTTCGCCGATGTTGCAACGGCTCGCGGCGGAGCGCGCAACCGGCGCACTGATGCGCGACCGCGGCACCCTGTATCTCGCCGACGGCCAGGTGGTCCATGCGGAGAGCCCCGCCACCCCCGGAATCGACGTCCTGCTCACGACGGGCGGCGCTCTGCGTTCCGAGGGCTGGTGGGACGCGATCGCCCAGGCGGGCGCGGGCCGGAGGGTCGGCCGCTACCTCGTGGACAGCGGCCGGGTACCCGGCGGCGCCCTGGAGCTCTGCCACCTGGGGGCGCTGTACGACGCGGCGTTCTTCGCCCTGGCCCCCACGAACACCCCCGCACGCTTCCGCTACGGGGTCTCCCACTGGATCGGTCCCGTCCGTCCCGTACCCGTGCACGCGGTGCAGCGTGAGACGCTCCGGCGCCGCGAACTCCTGGACCGGATCTGGCCGGACGCGCTCACCGACAGTGCGCCGCTCGCGCCCACGGCCCACTCGGTCGACGCCCCGGTACCCGCACGCCAGCGGCACGTACTGGCCCTGGTGAACGGCGAGCGCACGGCCACCGACATCGCCCAGCACCTGGGCCGCTCGGCCTTCCACACCCTGGTCGACCTGCGCCGGCTGGCGGCCGCCGGGCTGGTCGAAGCGGTCCGCCCGGCCGCTTCCGGCTCATTGTCCGGGCACAGCCGCATCACGCTGCCGGAGGTCACGAACGACCCCGACGTCGCCCTGCTGCGCCGGCTCAGAGACGCATTGGAGGCCCTGTGA
- the hutU gene encoding urocanate hydratase encodes MSGPRPVRAPRGTELSALGWQQEAALRMLQNNLDPEVAEHPDKLVVYGGTGKAARDWRSFDAMVRTLRTLKQDETMLVQSGRPVGVMQTHEWAPRVLIANSNLVGDWANWEEFRRLEALGLTMYGQMTAGSWIYIGTQGILQGTYETFAAVAAKRFGGTLAGTITLTAGLGGMGGAQPLAVTMNDGVALCVDCDPRAIERRIEHRFLDVRADSLEHALQLAVEARDARRPLSIGLLGNAAELLPRMLAEGAPVDIVTDQTSAHDPLAYLPVGVDFDDMASYAAEKPADFTRRARESMAAHVEAMVGFMDAGAEVFDYGNSIRGEAQLAGYDRAFDFPGFVPAYIRPLFCEGKGPFRWAALSGEASDIHRTDKALLELFPENESLHRWIRMAGERVHFQGLPARICWLGYGERDRAGERFNDMVASGELAAPLAIGRDHLDCGSVASPYRETESMLDGSDAIADWPLLNAMVNVASGASWVSLHHGGGVGMGRSIHAGQVTVADGTELAGEKIRRVLTNDPGMGVIRHVDAGYDIAESVASDKGVRVPMTEDDAR; translated from the coding sequence ATGTCAGGACCCCGCCCCGTACGGGCACCGCGCGGTACGGAACTGAGCGCCCTGGGATGGCAGCAGGAAGCCGCCCTCCGCATGCTGCAGAACAACCTCGACCCCGAGGTCGCCGAACACCCCGACAAGCTCGTCGTCTACGGCGGCACGGGCAAGGCGGCCCGCGACTGGCGGTCCTTCGACGCCATGGTCCGCACCCTCCGGACGCTCAAGCAGGACGAGACGATGCTCGTCCAGTCCGGGCGCCCGGTCGGCGTCATGCAGACCCACGAGTGGGCGCCGCGTGTCCTGATCGCCAACTCCAACCTGGTCGGCGACTGGGCGAACTGGGAGGAGTTCCGCCGTCTGGAGGCCCTCGGGCTCACCATGTACGGGCAGATGACCGCGGGTTCCTGGATCTACATCGGGACCCAGGGCATCCTCCAGGGCACGTACGAGACGTTCGCCGCCGTCGCCGCCAAGCGGTTCGGCGGGACGCTGGCCGGCACGATCACGCTGACGGCCGGACTCGGCGGCATGGGCGGCGCCCAGCCGCTGGCCGTCACGATGAACGACGGCGTGGCCCTCTGCGTCGACTGCGACCCGCGCGCCATCGAGCGCCGTATCGAGCACCGCTTCCTGGACGTGCGCGCCGATTCGCTCGAACACGCACTCCAGCTGGCCGTCGAGGCCCGCGACGCGCGGCGCCCGCTCTCCATCGGCCTCCTCGGCAACGCGGCGGAGCTGCTGCCCCGGATGCTGGCCGAGGGCGCTCCCGTCGACATCGTCACCGACCAGACCAGCGCCCACGACCCGCTGGCCTATCTGCCCGTCGGCGTCGACTTCGACGACATGGCCTCCTACGCCGCCGAGAAGCCCGCCGACTTCACCCGGCGTGCCCGGGAGTCGATGGCCGCGCACGTCGAGGCGATGGTCGGCTTCATGGACGCGGGGGCCGAGGTCTTCGACTACGGCAACTCGATCCGGGGAGAGGCCCAGCTCGCCGGCTACGACCGCGCGTTCGACTTCCCCGGCTTCGTGCCCGCCTACATCCGGCCGCTCTTCTGCGAGGGCAAAGGGCCCTTCCGGTGGGCGGCCCTGTCGGGCGAGGCCTCGGACATCCACAGGACGGACAAGGCGCTGCTCGAACTCTTCCCGGAGAACGAGTCGCTGCACCGCTGGATCAGGATGGCCGGCGAGCGGGTCCACTTCCAGGGTCTGCCCGCCCGGATCTGCTGGCTCGGCTACGGCGAACGCGACCGGGCGGGCGAGCGGTTCAACGACATGGTGGCGAGCGGCGAGCTCGCCGCACCCCTGGCCATCGGACGTGACCACCTGGACTGCGGGTCGGTCGCCTCGCCCTACCGCGAGACCGAGTCCATGCTCGACGGCTCCGACGCCATCGCGGACTGGCCGCTGCTCAACGCCATGGTCAACGTGGCCTCGGGGGCGTCCTGGGTGTCCCTGCACCACGGCGGCGGTGTGGGCATGGGGCGTTCGATCCACGCGGGACAGGTCACGGTCGCCGACGGCACCGAGCTCGCGGGCGAGAAGATCCGGCGGGTCCTCACGAACGACCCCGGGATGGGCGTCATCCGGCACGTCGACGCCGGTTACGACATCGCGGAGTCCGTCGCCTCGGACAAGGGCGTGCGCGTCCCGATGACGGAGGACGACGCCCGGTGA
- a CDS encoding allantoate amidohydrolase produces the protein MWRGLAPLGLDPASGGYRRYAWSGADADCREWFRAQAGSRGLVHEVDRNGNQWAWHGDPLAGDAVVTGSHLDSVPDGGAFDGPLGVVSSFAALDELRRRGAVFTRPVAVVNFGDEEGARFGLACVGSRLAAGQLTVADAHRLRDGDGVALPRAMEAAGYDPDAIGPDPGRLARIGAFVELHVEQGRALDLSGDPVGVASAIWPHGRWRFDFRGEANHAGTTRLADRRDPMLPYAETVLAARREAELAGGLATFGKIAVEPNGVNAIPSLVRGWLDSRAADQDTLDAVVSGVERAAREHAERAGIDLDVVRESFTPVVDFQHALRDEIRRVLEKRGGDGFDAEGRAVPVLGTGAGHDAGILSASVPTAMLFVRNPTGISHSPAEHAAEDDCVAGVRALADVLEGLACS, from the coding sequence ATGTGGCGCGGACTCGCGCCCCTCGGACTCGACCCGGCAAGTGGCGGCTACCGCCGGTACGCCTGGAGCGGGGCCGACGCGGACTGCCGCGAGTGGTTCCGCGCCCAGGCCGGGTCCCGTGGGCTCGTCCACGAGGTCGACCGCAACGGCAACCAGTGGGCCTGGCACGGTGACCCCCTCGCGGGGGACGCCGTGGTCACCGGATCCCATCTCGACTCCGTGCCCGACGGCGGAGCCTTCGACGGCCCTCTCGGCGTGGTGTCCTCCTTCGCCGCTCTGGACGAACTCCGGCGCAGGGGAGCGGTGTTCACCAGGCCCGTCGCCGTCGTCAACTTCGGCGACGAGGAGGGGGCACGTTTCGGGCTCGCCTGCGTCGGTTCCCGGCTCGCCGCGGGGCAGTTGACGGTCGCGGACGCGCACCGGCTCCGGGACGGGGACGGGGTCGCGCTGCCCCGGGCCATGGAGGCGGCCGGGTACGACCCGGACGCCATCGGACCCGACCCCGGACGCCTCGCCCGGATCGGCGCGTTCGTCGAGCTCCATGTGGAACAGGGGCGCGCCCTCGACCTGAGCGGCGACCCGGTCGGCGTCGCCTCGGCCATCTGGCCGCACGGCCGTTGGCGGTTCGACTTCCGGGGCGAGGCCAACCACGCCGGCACCACACGGCTCGCCGACCGCCGGGACCCGATGCTCCCGTACGCCGAGACCGTGCTCGCGGCCCGGCGGGAGGCGGAGCTCGCCGGAGGCCTCGCGACCTTCGGCAAGATCGCCGTCGAGCCGAACGGGGTCAACGCGATCCCGTCCCTGGTGCGGGGCTGGCTCGACTCACGAGCCGCCGACCAGGACACTCTCGACGCGGTGGTGAGTGGTGTCGAGCGGGCCGCGCGGGAGCACGCCGAGCGGGCCGGGATCGATCTCGACGTCGTACGCGAGTCGTTCACGCCGGTGGTGGACTTCCAGCACGCGCTGCGGGACGAGATCCGCCGGGTGCTGGAGAAGCGGGGTGGTGACGGCTTCGACGCCGAGGGACGCGCCGTGCCGGTGCTCGGCACGGGAGCCGGACACGACGCGGGTATTTTGTCCGCTTCCGTGCCGACCGCCATGCTGTTCGTACGGAACCCCACCGGGATCTCGCACTCACCCGCGGAACATGCCGCGGAGGACGACTGCGTGGCCGGAGTGAGGGCACTCGCCGACGTACTGGAAGGCCTCGCGTGCAGCTGA
- a CDS encoding formimidoylglutamate deiminase, producing MQLTTQPTGTPVTATYWMSHAWLGTHVEPGVLLDVSGGRIAGVRTGVGTPPPGATVLHGLTVPGLANTHSHAFHRALRSTVQVGSGTFWTWRETMYRTASRLTPDTYYDLARATYAEMALAGITAVGEFHYLHHAPGGTPYDNPNAMGEALIAAASEAGIRITLLDTAYLAAGFGEEPNRHQTRFSDVTADAWAERASLLEGDDDLVVIGAAIHSVRAVPAGQLATVARWAQERAVPLHVHLSEQTAENDACLAAHGRTPTRLLADHGVLGPGTTGIHNTHLTAEDIELLGASRTGTCMCPTTERDLADGIGPAAALQGAGSPLSLGSDSHAVIDLFEEARAMELNERLRTHVRGHWTASALLRAASADGHAALGRPDGGTLEPGAPADLTTVALDSVRTAGPVPRLGAEAAVFAATAADVRHTVVAGRHIVRDGRHTRIEDVPGALASAVAALHH from the coding sequence GTGCAGCTGACGACGCAACCGACGGGCACACCGGTCACCGCGACGTACTGGATGTCGCACGCCTGGCTCGGCACCCATGTCGAGCCGGGCGTGCTCCTGGACGTGTCCGGGGGGCGCATCGCCGGCGTCCGGACGGGCGTCGGCACACCGCCACCCGGCGCCACCGTGCTGCACGGGCTGACCGTCCCGGGACTGGCCAACACCCACTCGCACGCCTTCCACCGCGCGCTGCGCTCCACCGTGCAGGTCGGCTCGGGCACCTTCTGGACATGGCGCGAGACGATGTACCGGACGGCTTCGCGTCTCACCCCCGACACCTACTACGACCTGGCCCGCGCCACGTACGCCGAGATGGCGCTGGCCGGGATCACCGCGGTCGGCGAGTTCCACTATCTGCACCACGCGCCGGGCGGAACGCCCTACGACAACCCGAACGCCATGGGCGAGGCGCTCATCGCCGCGGCGTCCGAGGCCGGCATCCGGATCACCCTGCTCGACACCGCCTACCTCGCCGCCGGGTTCGGGGAGGAGCCGAACCGGCACCAGACGCGCTTCTCCGACGTCACCGCCGACGCCTGGGCCGAGCGTGCCTCCCTCCTGGAGGGTGACGACGACCTGGTGGTGATCGGCGCCGCGATCCATTCCGTACGGGCCGTGCCTGCGGGGCAGCTGGCCACCGTCGCCCGGTGGGCACAGGAGCGGGCCGTCCCGCTGCACGTCCACCTCTCCGAGCAGACCGCGGAGAACGACGCCTGCCTCGCCGCCCACGGCCGGACCCCCACGCGGCTCCTGGCCGACCACGGGGTCCTCGGTCCGGGCACCACCGGCATCCACAACACGCACCTCACCGCCGAGGACATCGAGCTGCTGGGCGCGTCCCGGACGGGCACCTGCATGTGCCCCACGACGGAACGCGACCTCGCCGACGGCATCGGCCCCGCCGCCGCGCTCCAGGGCGCGGGCTCCCCCCTCTCGCTGGGCAGCGACAGCCATGCCGTGATCGACCTCTTCGAGGAGGCCCGGGCCATGGAGCTCAACGAACGCCTGCGCACCCACGTGCGCGGGCACTGGACGGCGTCCGCGCTGCTCAGGGCGGCATCCGCCGACGGACATGCCGCGCTCGGCCGGCCGGACGGGGGGACGCTGGAACCGGGTGCGCCCGCCGACCTCACGACCGTCGCACTGGACTCCGTCAGAACAGCGGGGCCGGTACCGAGGCTGGGGGCCGAAGCGGCCGTATTCGCCGCCACGGCCGCCGATGTGCGGCACACCGTGGTGGCCGGACGGCACATCGTGCGGGACGGACGGCACACCCGGATCGAGGACGTGCCCGGAGCACTCGCCTCGGCCGTCGCCGCCCTGCACCACTGA
- the hutI gene encoding imidazolonepropionase, which translates to MTTTTTTAITHIANLVTNDPSLGDGTPLGLIRDAAVVIDGDRVVWTGESSKAPATDNAVDAGGRAVVPGFVDSHSHLVFAGDRTAEFNARMSGRPYSAGGIRTTVAATRAASDDELSANVARYLDEALRQGTTTFETKSGYGLTVEDEARALRIAARHTDEVTFLGAHIVSPDYADDPAGYVDLVTGPMLDACAPHARWIDVFCERGAFDEDQARTILTAGLARGLHPRVHANQLGHGPGVRLAVELDAASADHCTHLDDADLDALGQGSTVATLLPGAEFSTRAAWPDARRILGAGATVALSTDCNPGSSFTSSMPFCIALAVRDMGMTPDEAVWSATAGGAAALRRTDIGRITPGARADLVLLDAPSHVHLAYRPGVPLVRAVWRAGERTV; encoded by the coding sequence ATGACGACGACCACCACGACCGCCATCACCCACATCGCGAACCTGGTCACCAACGACCCCTCCCTCGGTGACGGGACCCCCCTGGGCCTGATCCGGGACGCGGCCGTCGTGATCGACGGCGACCGCGTCGTGTGGACCGGTGAATCCAGCAAAGCACCCGCCACCGACAACGCCGTCGACGCGGGCGGCCGTGCCGTGGTCCCCGGCTTCGTGGACTCCCACTCCCACCTCGTGTTCGCGGGCGACCGGACCGCCGAGTTCAACGCCCGCATGTCCGGCCGTCCCTACTCGGCGGGCGGCATCCGCACGACGGTCGCGGCCACCCGCGCCGCCTCCGACGACGAGCTCTCCGCGAACGTCGCGCGCTACCTGGACGAGGCGCTCCGGCAGGGCACCACCACCTTCGAGACCAAGTCCGGCTACGGCCTCACCGTCGAGGACGAGGCGCGCGCCCTGCGCATCGCCGCCCGGCACACCGACGAGGTCACCTTCCTCGGCGCGCACATCGTGTCCCCCGACTACGCCGACGACCCCGCGGGCTACGTCGACCTCGTGACGGGGCCGATGCTGGACGCGTGCGCGCCGCACGCCCGCTGGATCGACGTCTTCTGCGAGCGGGGCGCCTTCGACGAGGACCAGGCGCGCACGATCCTCACCGCGGGCCTGGCCAGGGGCCTGCATCCCCGCGTCCACGCCAACCAGCTCGGCCACGGCCCCGGCGTACGCCTCGCCGTCGAGCTGGACGCCGCGTCCGCCGATCACTGCACCCACCTCGACGACGCCGACCTCGACGCCCTCGGCCAGGGCTCCACCGTCGCGACCCTGCTGCCCGGCGCCGAGTTCTCCACCCGCGCGGCCTGGCCCGACGCCCGCCGCATCCTCGGCGCGGGGGCCACGGTCGCGCTGTCCACGGACTGCAACCCGGGCTCGTCGTTCACCTCCTCCATGCCGTTCTGCATCGCCCTCGCCGTACGGGACATGGGCATGACCCCCGACGAGGCGGTCTGGTCCGCCACCGCCGGAGGCGCCGCCGCCCTGCGCCGCACCGACATCGGCCGCATCACCCCCGGCGCACGCGCCGACCTGGTGCTCCTCGACGCGCCGAGCCACGTCCACCTCGCCTACCGGCCGGGAGTCCCGCTGGTCCGTGCGGTGTGGCGTGCGGGGGAGAGGACCGTATGA
- a CDS encoding GNAT family N-acetyltransferase yields MRVIRPGDLGTRDIETWRELRAKSGAPAHPFMEPEFALAVGRVRPHARVAVISDGTGRTAGFLPFERGRLGRGRAIGLGVSDVQGAVLRPGFAPAARELLRGCGLSAWEFDNLEEGQTLFEPAAARSYPSYVIDVGDGYESYEKALRAGSPKFLRTTLAKERKLGREAGEVRLVLDERDPEMLRTLMGWKSAQYRRTGRRDRFAKPWIRDLTEFLFHTRAPGCSGLLSVLYAGGRPVAAHFGLRSRTVLSCWFPAYDPEFAKFSPGLILHLRMARAAADDGIGMLDMGRGAAEYKDALKTGELTVYEGASVAPGAGAALRWLGREPSRRAHGFVRDRPRLAGLAQRGLARAGRLRGPKRP; encoded by the coding sequence ATACGTGTGATCAGGCCCGGTGATCTGGGCACCAGGGACATCGAGACGTGGCGGGAGCTCCGGGCGAAGTCCGGCGCCCCGGCCCACCCGTTCATGGAACCGGAGTTCGCCCTGGCCGTCGGCCGTGTCCGGCCGCACGCCCGGGTGGCGGTCATCAGCGACGGGACGGGGAGGACGGCGGGCTTCCTCCCCTTCGAACGGGGGCGGCTCGGCCGCGGCCGGGCCATCGGCCTCGGGGTATCCGACGTCCAGGGCGCGGTGCTCCGCCCAGGCTTCGCACCGGCGGCGAGGGAGCTGCTGCGCGGCTGCGGCCTCTCCGCCTGGGAGTTCGACAACCTGGAGGAGGGTCAGACCCTCTTCGAGCCGGCCGCGGCCCGCTCGTACCCCTCGTACGTCATCGATGTCGGCGACGGCTACGAGAGCTACGAGAAGGCGCTGCGCGCCGGGTCGCCGAAGTTCCTCAGGACGACCCTGGCCAAGGAGCGCAAGCTCGGCCGCGAGGCCGGCGAGGTGCGGCTCGTCCTCGACGAGCGGGACCCCGAGATGCTGCGGACCCTGATGGGATGGAAGTCCGCCCAGTACCGGAGGACCGGCCGCCGCGACCGGTTCGCCAAGCCGTGGATCCGTGACCTGACGGAGTTCCTCTTCCACACCCGCGCACCCGGATGCTCCGGTCTGCTGTCCGTCCTGTACGCGGGCGGACGCCCCGTGGCCGCGCACTTCGGGCTGCGCTCGCGGACGGTGCTCTCGTGCTGGTTCCCCGCCTACGACCCGGAGTTCGCGAAGTTCTCACCGGGCCTGATCCTGCATCTGCGGATGGCGAGGGCCGCGGCGGACGACGGCATCGGGATGCTCGACATGGGGCGCGGGGCGGCCGAGTACAAGGACGCCCTGAAGACCGGCGAACTGACGGTGTACGAGGGCGCCTCGGTCGCACCGGGCGCGGGAGCGGCCCTGCGGTGGCTCGGCCGCGAACCCTCCCGCCGCGCCCACGGCTTCGTACGCGACCGGCCCCGGCTGGCGGGCCTGGCGCAGCGCGGCCTCGCACGGGCCGGGCGGCTGCGCGGACCGAAGCGGCCCTGA
- a CDS encoding glycosyltransferase yields the protein MAVAELELDAADGTGVRIGPVPGGPPLDAAPRDGDGRRFFALVRLRGRPVGTVVGRVREGEDPASVLAKQAADEIVVPDAPERPPAREIPRATVVVATRERPGQLARALDSLLAQDHPDFEIVVVDNAPLTGSTRELVTSAYAGRGVRHVVEPVPGLAAAHNRGVVAATSEVLAFTDDDVVADPHWLTALTRPFGEDPRTACVTGLILPARLTTPAQVLLESHGGFAKGFTARHYDPAHPPADEPLFPFTAGRFGSGANMAFRAGPLRAVGGFDPATGTGTPARGGDDLYAFVRLLAEGYPLRYTPEAIVWHHHRERWGDLCGQAYGYGAGLTACLTALLVRRPALLPSLLARLPRGLAHARTMTASRGTDASGRGGVPGAHGTYTYPWPRHLSRLERRGLLYGPLGYVRARLALHGASRPRAEG from the coding sequence CTGGCCGTCGCCGAACTGGAGCTGGACGCGGCCGACGGCACGGGCGTACGGATCGGACCCGTGCCGGGCGGCCCGCCCCTGGACGCCGCACCGCGCGACGGTGACGGACGGCGGTTCTTCGCCCTCGTGCGGCTGCGCGGGCGACCGGTCGGCACGGTTGTCGGGCGCGTCCGGGAGGGCGAGGACCCCGCCTCCGTCCTCGCGAAACAGGCGGCGGACGAGATCGTCGTCCCGGACGCCCCGGAGCGGCCACCGGCGAGGGAGATCCCCAGGGCCACGGTGGTCGTCGCCACCAGGGAGCGGCCCGGCCAACTCGCCCGCGCCCTCGATTCGCTGCTCGCCCAGGACCACCCGGACTTCGAGATCGTGGTCGTCGACAACGCCCCGCTGACCGGCTCCACCCGTGAGCTCGTCACCTCCGCCTACGCCGGCCGGGGCGTGCGACACGTGGTGGAGCCGGTGCCGGGTCTGGCGGCCGCGCACAACCGGGGCGTCGTCGCCGCCACGTCCGAGGTCCTCGCCTTCACCGACGACGACGTCGTCGCCGACCCGCACTGGCTCACCGCGCTGACCAGGCCCTTCGGCGAGGACCCCCGGACGGCCTGCGTCACCGGCCTCATCCTGCCCGCCAGGCTGACCACCCCGGCGCAAGTCCTGCTGGAGAGCCACGGCGGATTCGCCAAGGGGTTCACGGCGCGCCACTACGACCCCGCACACCCGCCCGCGGACGAGCCGCTGTTCCCGTTCACCGCCGGACGGTTCGGCTCCGGCGCCAACATGGCCTTCCGGGCCGGGCCGTTGAGGGCGGTCGGCGGTTTCGACCCGGCCACCGGCACCGGGACCCCGGCCCGAGGGGGCGACGACCTCTACGCCTTCGTGCGTCTCCTCGCCGAGGGGTATCCGCTGCGCTACACGCCCGAAGCGATCGTCTGGCACCACCACCGGGAGCGCTGGGGCGACCTGTGCGGACAGGCCTACGGTTACGGTGCCGGGCTCACCGCCTGTCTCACCGCGCTCCTCGTCCGCAGGCCCGCCCTGTTGCCGTCCCTGCTGGCCCGGCTGCCCCGGGGCCTCGCCCATGCCCGCACGATGACGGCGTCGCGCGGCACGGACGCGTCGGGGCGCGGCGGTGTTCCCGGCGCGCACGGCACGTACACCTATCCATGGCCCCGACATCTGTCCCGGCTGGAGCGCAGGGGGCTGCTGTACGGGCCCCTCGGGTACGTACGCGCCCGGCTCGCGCTCCACGGCGCGTCACGCCCCCGGGCGGAGGGATGA
- a CDS encoding polysaccharide deacetylase family protein, which translates to MSAGGRIPVLLYHAVMDDPPGWIAEFTVTPAAFAAQLDAIEAGGRTAVPVGALVAHLAGGEPLPDRPVVLTFDDGFADLPGPTAEALAGRSMPATAYLTTGALTRSGGGSLLPPAPMMRLEQAPLLQRYGMEVGGHTVTHAQLDTLPAAALRSELVDSKAALEDVLGHAVTHLAYPHGYNSARVRRAARAAGYESAAAVRHALSSGRDEPYRIARLILRRSHTARDVERWMAGEGVRVAPFPDSPQTVGWRWYRRARATVRGPEFAG; encoded by the coding sequence ATGAGTGCGGGGGGCCGGATCCCCGTGCTGCTGTACCACGCGGTGATGGACGACCCGCCCGGCTGGATCGCCGAGTTCACCGTCACACCGGCCGCGTTCGCCGCGCAGCTGGACGCGATCGAGGCCGGCGGCCGTACGGCGGTCCCGGTCGGCGCCCTCGTGGCCCATCTCGCGGGCGGTGAGCCGCTGCCGGACCGTCCGGTCGTCCTGACCTTCGACGACGGTTTCGCGGACCTGCCCGGGCCGACGGCCGAGGCCCTCGCCGGGCGGTCGATGCCGGCGACCGCGTATCTCACGACGGGTGCGCTGACCCGGTCCGGCGGGGGCAGCCTGCTGCCGCCCGCCCCGATGATGAGGCTGGAGCAGGCGCCGCTGCTCCAGCGGTACGGCATGGAGGTGGGCGGGCACACCGTCACCCACGCCCAGCTGGACACACTGCCCGCAGCCGCCCTGAGGTCCGAACTCGTCGACTCCAAGGCGGCGCTGGAGGACGTGCTGGGGCACGCGGTGACCCACCTCGCCTATCCGCACGGATACAACAGCGCGCGTGTGCGCCGCGCCGCGCGGGCCGCCGGATACGAGAGCGCGGCGGCCGTACGGCACGCACTGAGCTCCGGCCGGGACGAGCCGTACCGGATCGCCCGGCTGATCCTGCGGCGGAGCCACACGGCGCGGGACGTCGAGCGCTGGATGGCGGGCGAGGGCGTGCGCGTGGCCCCGTTCCCCGACTCACCGCAGACCGTGGGCTGGCGCTGGTACCGGCGGGCGCGAGCCACCGTGCGCGGACCTGAGTTCGCGGGATGA